The Hordeum vulgare subsp. vulgare chromosome 7H, MorexV3_pseudomolecules_assembly, whole genome shotgun sequence DNA window CATGCACGTGTGTCTTCTCTTTTCGATAGGATAAAATGAATCTGGCTAGAGTGTTGCCCACTACTGTAAATCACTAGATGTGATTCTCTCTTCTTAAGGAGGGTGTTAGCTATGACCATGTCGTAGGCCAGCGCAAAGCTTAAAATGTCTTCTCCCTCTTGATTCCTGATACCATAGCCAAATCCCCATGCACCCCTTTGAAACTTGTGTTAGATGTGCTCATgtggccattgaggtctcctcctatgaagagcctCTCACCAATCGGTACACTCCTAACCATGTCCTCCAagccttcccagaactccctcttggtgttCTCATTGTGTCCTACTTGCGGGGCATATGCACTGAAAACATTGAaaactaagtccccaactaccagcttgactAGGATAATCCGGTCCCCACGTCTCTTGACGTCTACCGCTCCATACTTGAGGTTCTTGTTGATCAAGATGCCTAGTCCATTTTTGTTTGCAACCGTCCTCGTGTACCACAGCTTGAAGCCGGtaccctccacctccttcgccttttgtcccctccatttggtctcttggacgcAAAGGATATCAACGCATCTCCTCACCATTGTATCAACTACCTCTCGAAGCTTACGTGTCCGAGACCCTACATTCTAGTTATCTAAGCGAatcctcctaggctcggctaGCTTCCTTACCCTTCGCACTTGTCGagtcaaatgcgaagacccttgctcattttcCACTACACCCGAGCGCCAATGTAGCACGCCACTAAGGATGCGACGACCTAATCCATGCTCACTTGCCATCGTATCCAGATCACGATACGACGCGCCACGTGGGGGGTGACGGCCCGGCCCTTGCCCATTTTCCACCACACCTAGGTTCCGATGTGGCTCGTCACTTAGAGGGTTACGCATCAACgaaaatcttttgggtttcaTGTCCATAAAGATGGCTGAGTTTTGAAGTTGGCTCGCCAAGCCTATCGCAGCCCTCGTCCTTTACCCGGACTTGGGACCGGCTATGTTGAGAAAACATAGGCAGGTTTTTTTTTATGATTAGATCCATCAAGAAAAATATTTTCATACTTTATTTTGTATTGTTGATATTTTATTCAATAATCTTGATCAAACATACACAAGTTTGACTTGCACTAAAATCAATACACCTTATATtctaaaacggagggagtagcatttaACAAATTTGGAGCCACAACTTGTAAAGTGACAAGATCCTGTGCATTGGCGCAAATATACACCATGAATGGAAAGAAACCAGGATGAATTTAACTGTTTAACATCACGGGGAGACGAGAGACAAGTTGTGATCATTTTCTTTACCATAAGAAGAGGCGTACATCTGAACATTTTGATCATACGTTCTACATCAAAATTGGGATTAGTCTCCCTGAAAGAAAACTGGGATCAATTACAAGGGCACATGTTGATGCTAAAGAGATGACAGACGCAAATCAGGCTAATGTATGAAACCAGATGGTTGTAGCTTTCTAcctaatcttcaagcttcaacctcACAGCAATGTAAGCTCAATCGAGCCAATGGAGCAGCAGCCTCTAAGCTAGGTGATTCATGTCAAAAAGGAGAACACCAGCCAGCCAAACTCACCGGCTGGGATAGAAGGAATGCTGACTGCAAGTGAATGATAGATCGCATTTCGCTATCTGTAATTGCAGCAGGATGGGCGACCACGAACCAACTTGTCCCACAAGCACAGCATTTGCCTTGGCGACTGATAATGTGCAGTGTAGTAGTTCTCGAGGCAACCATACTGGCAGAACTTCCAGCTATGAGAATACCTGACAGGCATGGtataattgaacttttcaacccaTAGCCCCATACTTACATCCTCCATCTTGAATAGCTGCAAGCCAAATAGCCAAAAAAGTAGAGTGATTGGCACCACATGATTCAAGTTATCAAACGCAGTGAGTTACAATAATGGAGGCTTACCCTTAAACTCTGATTGGCATGCTGAGACACGACGAATTTTGCTATGCCACCAGAAATTACATAACCAGGTCCATTAGCATAAGGCGGATAGATATCTTCAGGCCACTCCTGCATTCATTATGAGTAGGGATTAGGGAGCACAATGGAGATGGTGGCATGCATATGTTGGCAACACAAAAAAAGGGCTGTGATTTCTACAGACAAAAAAAAATCATGGTGGGCTTTTAGCCAGAACAGTCACTTCATATGTTTGAATTACCACCTAAAGTTGCCCGTTCAGCCTTTAAGAAGGCAGTAAAACACAACTCAAAAATTTGTGAGATTAGCTTTCTTGGTTAGAAGAAAGAAGATTCAGATACGCGGAGTAACAAACTAACAACGACTAACTCACGGGATTGCACGGCCTCCAAAATGATACAAAAAGAACATTGAATAATCAGCTGCTTAACTTGAGGATATTGCTTTTTTTAAAGAACACTACCTCCTCCGTAACTGCCCATTTCCCAGTTCTCAGTGGTCTATGCAAGAGATTAAGGTTCCCCATGTATAATGGTTTGCCAAGGGAGTTCATCTTGATATGTCTGAGAACCACATCTACCCTCACAAATGTATCATCGTCACATTTCATGACATGGGCTGCTGTCAAGTTCTGGACCTGCAAGGTGACATGATAAACATATGTCAGGTTCATTATTTAGTCCACACTGCAAAGTGACTACTATTCCTGTAACTTTCATGATCCCATAGACTTAAATCCATGTTTGAGGGAGTAGCTTCTCCCAGAAGTGACTCTCGAAGAGTTACATCAAAGGCGATTACGTCACTCACTCCAAAGTGGGTTCCATAAGTACAGGCTTACAGCTTCAAATTGGCATTGACAAACCATACCAAATTACTGATGTCATAAATGTAGAAGAAGTTTAATAAAAGCTGGTAACGGCAAGAGTGTCTCACCCCATACTCGCAAATAGCAATTGTCTTGAGAACTACCAGTTCATAACGATCTATAAATGGCAAAATGACAATATCTCCAAAGTATTCGGCTTCTTTCTTCAGCATCACGTTGACTTCTTTCCTTGAATTCTGCAACCACAATTTGTGATGAACAACATTACGCCATGCATTCATTTCCTAAAGAACATTTGTTTTCCTTCCTTTATGAGATGATAAACATGGTAATGATATTTCGCATTATTGGAGGCATGTGGTTAACAAGTTAAGTAGACAGTCAATGCTAATAGTGATTTTCAAGTGATATATGCAAGAAAGTATGCAAAAAAAAGGTTGGTGAAACTATATAAAATAATTCAAGATAATAACACTCAAAAAGCATGCAGGTGAACAGTAGATAGACAACAGAATCCTCTGCATACAAGAAATTTCAGAGATCAAGTTTATGTTCTTGCATGTGACACACATATTATAACTTGTGTCTTGTACTTCCATTATTATGAACTACACAAAATAATGGACTACACAATGATCATGCATACATATCTAGAACACAGGTAAAAGAATATAAAGATCATTCAAGGGCAAAGACACATTTGACgaaaatgtttggatgcataattTGCTTACCAGTGCAACAAAGAATCGTGCGACTACTTTAGAAGACTTGATTTCTGAAGTTTGCATCCAAGTTTTTCTCACAGCCATGCGTTCAGCAAAATGATTTGATGCCGAAAGTATTCCAATAAAAAGGTAAACTGGATCTCTTGGCAGTGGTTGGGACCTCCATTTGTCTGACATTTCAAGGACTTGTTGAAGGGAAAAACTGGGATGGGACATAGGAAGAGCAGTGGCATAAACTGAATGGACATCCACATCACCCTTAACATATAATCCTGTTGCATCTTCAAGAGTGAACCCCTGGAAAAGATCACATCAACTTGTTAGTGTTTCTTCTAAATATCATTAAAAAAAGCGGGATGAACATGTCTAGAACATACAGGTCGATAAGGGAAAGATGTCACATGTCGACCACCAACGTATATGTGAAAACCTTCAACGCCAGCTTGTATAGTAAGAACAAATAGCCTGTCTTCCACAAAAGGGaacggccatgtcattgccggtTTCTTTGCACGCCCTATGAACCTCTTTAGCCATGAAGTTGTCTTGGATTCTTTTGTGTCAACAATATCATCACGTATCCATTTCTCACATTTGGTGAACCCATCGACTGTCCAAAAATATGAAATGATAGGTTTTAGCCAAATATGCTAGCCTGGGGATAAAAGGACATAGTGTTACCACAGAAGAGCTAACACCTTGTGGTTTTCATTTTGCAATAAAAGGAGGATATAAAATGAATACTATAATAGGCAATTTGAATAAACTTGCATACTAATGCAACATGTTAGTCAATAAGATATGATAGGAGTAGCACCTCCGATGCATATAAGAGTATAGCTTGTTATGAAATAAAATAGAAATGTCAAGTTATGCTTCAATAACAATCTCAGAAGTTAGTATTAAACATAATATTTGATCAGGTAACAGTTGGGCTGATGTGGAAATAAACACTTTCCTGAAAATGAAAATCACAAATAAAGATAATTTCTTTGTGATTCAAGAAATTATCCATAGAGCTATTCATGTTATTTTTAATATTCTGCCATGCAGTTACACatggtagacatcaagctattgatGAACAATCACACTTGCACAAAATGAAAATTATATATGAAAGTGTACATATTAATGTactagttgaaatgaatattatcCGGAAGTCACACACTAGACACCGTTAAAGCTCTCAGCCTCTAACAGCGCCATGGAACCTACCATCGCAAAAGGGCTgtggcattaatattatgaagTCCCCAGGAGCAAATACATGTATCATGTGTTGGGCACTTTGATAGTTTAATCAGCTTTAATGCTGTAAATAGGAACATTCCATGGGTTAGATTGTGCAAGGAGTTATAATGGCCAGTTGGTAATGGTACGTTATAGCAGCTGTAATGGTTTACTAGTAAACTGTAAACAGAAACATGGCAATATGGCATTAGGCTGGCAATGCAATTGATTTACCTCTGCACTAATTTGACAATGCAATACTAATTAATCTTAACCACATTACTAGTAACAAATAACAAGAGCTGCTCACTCAGGAAAGAACATCTTAAGGTCCAAGCTAGGATtgccgaagaaggagaaggatgtacCCTTGTCGTCATTGTCCTCGGGCTGCAAGCCGTCACAGCGCTGGGCGGAGCCCCACTGCATCCGGTAGCAGGTATTGTGCTCGATGATGGGGCGCTGGCTCCAGTCCCCCCTCAGCCTGGGGTTGAGGTGCAGTATCCTGGGCGGGTCCTCGCCGTCAACGGCGCGCAGGCCCTGCAGCTCGACCATGAACTGCGAGACGTGCACGGTCCCGTCCCCCTGGCGCATCCTGGCGAGCTGCGGTACGTATTCCTTGTGCGCTGGCCTGGGCGTGCCGACGACGGTGACGGCGGAGCCAGCGGCGAGGCCGCAGGGCAGGAAGACAACCCTCCCGCGCGCGCGCACGGAGACGGCGGCGGGGCACTTGTCGGTGGAGGCGgcgtcgacggcggcgagctcccaGGGGTCCCCGGAGAAGGCTGCGGCGTCCTCCCAGGCGGTGAGCCCGAGCGACCAGGCGTCGTCGGCCATGCGGTCGAGGACGGAGCGGTTGCGAGCGGCGATGTCGGGGAGGGAAACGCGGTCGTATCGGTGCCAGAAGGGCTGGACCTGGAACAGGGTGGCattggaaggggaggaggagctcccTGGTAGGAGAGGTGGCAGGTGGTCGGTGGATGATGGGGAGGAGAAAGCGGAGTCAACGGCGGCAAGGTCGGCGGTGGCAAGGTCGAGGACGCGGCGGAACTTGAGGGAGATGAGGATGAGATAGGCCACCCCCGCGACGAACACCAGGTGCGACGGCCGCCACCGCCGCGCCATTGCCCTCGCTCGCTCAGCGGGCCGTAGCCAACCCCACCTTCGCGCTCTCGGGCCCCGCAGTGGACGGCGACAGCGATCTCTCTGTGGTCAAGCGCGCGGCGAGGGCAGGCCCGCCGCGACACGCCTGCCGCCGGCCAGCGGCGGCCAGAGGAGGCGGGGCGCCGGCCGGATCTGGCGCGCGCAGAGGAGGCGTGGAATCGGAGGCAGGGGCGGGGACGGAGGCGGAGTTGGAGATGCTCGCGCGTGCGTGCGGGGAGGTCGGGGCAGTGGGGAGAAATGGAGGGGCGtcgtggctggctggctggctggccgcCCGTGATGTGGACATGTTTTCTTTCTTGTTAGTTTGGTTTCTTTCCGGCCGGCCGAGTGGGAGTGGGACTGGACGAGCCGCGTGACGGTTTGGTCCGGTCGGACCGTGTTTGCCACGTCGGGTTAGAGCATCTACGTACTAGTAACTTGCAAACGTCACACAATTttttttgatctctctctctctctctctctctctctctctctctctctctctctctctctctctctctctctctctctctctctctctctctctctctctctatatatatatatatatatatatatatatatatatatatatatactagttAGCATGCACATGTAATGCACGACTAACCGAATAATTTATAAATTGCTTTTTATattaaaattatatatatatatatagctgcaAAAATATTAAAACACACACAATATACACATTACTTGCACTCCattaaaaaattgaaaacaaatgtATTCAGTGGAATAATGGAAAAAAATGTTTGGAGTAACATAAGACAAGGAGAAATATTGGGCTCACTTGAAGGTTGCAGCAAGCTGAAATGAATCCTAACTTCTTCACTTGATGCATCATATCTAGCTTCAATGCCTGAAAAAAAGCTTAAAATACAGATAATCTAGCATCAGAACAGGACACAACCTGGTATTTCAAAGGAAATATATACAACCTGAGATCTTTTGGCACTTGCATATAAAGGTTGAGGTATCACCTGCAGAAACTCCAAAAAATCAAACAGAAATCCATTGTGAGTAACTGCAAATCACAAAAATATTAACAGTCTCAACATATATAACCAGTGAACGAAAACGGTAGTGTAAAATCATAATAATAGGTAGGTCCTTTGCTGAGCACAAATCATAATAATCGGTTGACGTGAAATTAAAGCTTTTAGAGctacctcaaaggtgaagaattgTGGCTTATTAATCGGGTATGCCGgtcttgtgacatcctcagcttttgctacagtgagcaTTGTAATTAAGTTacagtgatgaccatgatcaGCAACAAATCATTTTGCTAAATTGGATATGATCAAGTTGAAATTCATATCTCTTTTCAAATTCCACGTAAAAAGCCACTTGAATTATATGGAAATAAAATAATTCCCCAAACAGCATCGGAAAAATGTTGCATAATTGTGGAATAATCCAAAACAATTATtattaaggaaaacaacatcaccctCGATGTTGGTGTGGACCCCCACCATCAAAACAAAGTCATTTTTGCATTTAAAAGTGCTCTTAAATTCCATGGAAAAATCCAAACATATTTCAATGGGCCCAATTATTTTTGTGGTCATTCAAAATACTGTAAGATATGTGTTGGACCATGTCACAAATTTTTTCTATAGGAAATAGTTGTTGGAATTAAATAAAGcagaaaataataaaagaaagcagaaacaaaaatataagaaaaaataaaaagaagaaagctACTAGGCACTTAGGCCCAGCTGCTACAGGCTAGCCCGGCCCAGC harbors:
- the LOC123410184 gene encoding hydroxyproline O-galactosyltransferase GALT2, with product MARRWRPSHLVFVAGVAYLILISLKFRRVLDLATADLAAVDSAFSSPSSTDHLPPLLPGSSSSPSNATLFQVQPFWHRYDRVSLPDIAARNRSVLDRMADDAWSLGLTAWEDAAAFSGDPWELAAVDAASTDKCPAAVSVRARGRVVFLPCGLAAGSAVTVVGTPRPAHKEYVPQLARMRQGDGTVHVSQFMVELQGLRAVDGEDPPRILHLNPRLRGDWSQRPIIEHNTCYRMQWGSAQRCDGLQPEDNDDKVDGFTKCEKWIRDDIVDTKESKTTSWLKRFIGRAKKPAMTWPFPFVEDRLFVLTIQAGVEGFHIYVGGRHVTSFPYRPGFTLEDATGLYVKGDVDVHSVYATALPMSHPSFSLQQVLEMSDKWRSQPLPRDPVYLFIGILSASNHFAERMAVRKTWMQTSEIKSSKVVARFFVALNSRKEVNVMLKKEAEYFGDIVILPFIDRYELVVLKTIAICEYGVQNLTAAHVMKCDDDTFVRVDVVLRHIKMNSLGKPLYMGNLNLLHRPLRTGKWAVTEEEWPEDIYPPYANGPGYVISGGIAKFVVSQHANQSLRLFKMEDVSMGLWVEKFNYTMPVRYSHSWKFCQYGCLENYYTAHYQSPRQMLCLWDKLVRGRPSCCNYR